The sequence ATCGCCGAGCCGAGGAAGGCGTGGCCGACCACGCCGTCGTCCGTGCGCACGGTGAGGAGGCCGAGCTCGCTCTTGCCCGCGAATGTTCCGGTGTGGCGTCCGTACTGGGTGGCCGGGATGCCGCTCCAGCCGAACAGGGTGAGCGTGACATCGCTGATCTTCATCTCGGCGGGGCCCCTCCCCGGCCCCAGGGTACACCAGAATGCTGCTAGACTACGCGCCATGACGCGGAGCCGTCCGGTCTACTCCACCGACGGAGGGCGCGTGCCGAGCGCGCCGCCCGCGCCGCGTCCCGTCCCGCCCGCCGCCGGCCACCGGCCGCCCGACGACGGCATCGTGCGCATCGCGCGCGACCGAGGCAACCGCGGCGGTAAGGTCGTCACGGTGATTCACGGTCTGCGCGCGCGCGGCGCCGCCCTCGACGCGCTCGCCGCCGAGCTCAAGCGCCTCTGCGGCGCGGGCGGCGCCGTGAAGGACGGCGTCGTCGAGATCCAGGGCGATCACCGGGAGCGCATCGCC is a genomic window of Candidatus Methylomirabilota bacterium containing:
- a CDS encoding stress response translation initiation inhibitor YciH (involved in start site selection during the initiation of translation), with product MTRSRPVYSTDGGRVPSAPPAPRPVPPAAGHRPPDDGIVRIARDRGNRGGKVVTVIHGLRARGAALDALAAELKRLCGAGGAVKDGVVEIQGDHRERIAEKLRALGHTVKLAGG